The following are encoded in a window of Megalopta genalis isolate 19385.01 chromosome 6, iyMegGena1_principal, whole genome shotgun sequence genomic DNA:
- the LOC117223850 gene encoding uncharacterized protein LOC117223850 isoform X2, producing the protein MSRKRKLSNERKRCRICLVDDGCMSDLFNEVIRPKLNDLIKCTSIHIKDEDGLPNTLCHVCLYKLDLWHEFKEQFIQSNKILIEHLDFIGNPDNMITKPFVTCDNLQQSGQDSLSDSVEKKLKTEVPPLIPLEYTNVDCVKDETKLKDLYISEDDVTSSKDSSQRLNDGSDDDKDKSKEEFLNKDEKSKSSLIPTKSKLLTGKRSKTMEQRKASTKRWVARKRALLAATGESVSDTDSLASDDTQLSPVQKARAKTIMDKESEKHKRMPMTLKQLETIMSNKYNIEPDSNDFRCIDSTDSDSRKAKSSKDINSDISLTESKNTKDSAELDVKKHKFPEDDSNEKENSLLLMLENSMTETSAKKSDIEIVEDTFTPCSVKSELEVGDATYIVTSTLMLAEPLSKISSNNLSEGQKDNGVEHNSQEKNTDIIDAVQLRRINPVPTDSADKKCIERCLNIEVEGTEIESLKLVQLEIAGFVEKEIKPRIFGIANNDKENERRNGCKSSYQTLDQQLKNIIEKTIKKNFESSMMRSCGSVLNTNVKSRSISPTLIEEAENSKKYQPKVVLKRLDVVKETKQRNINNIHLIIKRTVKNKLGGPFSMVSHKRQSVLPIRYNDYNTSPLDSDSNMSDEIETCEGSKPEAENSVHKSEEIVKKQTAGLQNEESKSEINGTAIKLAISNEIKVENQDIKVSSPLDEKHTCGVCEQSFNSRNEVAAHVRMHKSESSARQSKHKMMRCKRCHEIVEAKFVKSHVCKSTKQQLHKCYVCNSTFRTEKLLVRHLESHDQSEFNIENITKNSKDVGHDKSEKTQSKTENIFEVKSEISPDQSSIQLTKGLKEDVQEPSMSKKTYTCFVCDKIFTDDEVLKDHLQKHCNDMSEDDQSIGKEQYQCAICGNTLDSEDALEAHVEKHLFDEEDDNPNLINIANETEKSGDDSSYHCLQCTASFNSEMLLEMHMQAHEEEAAIAEWEKQGIKANEYQCMICDELFENEEELSDHLDIHNGNAYVCQLCEKPFTSLEDLQTHVATH; encoded by the exons ATGTCACGAAAACGTAAATTATCGAATGAAAGGAAAAGATGTCGTATCTGCCTAGTTGACGACGGTTGCATGAGCGATCTTTTCAATGAAGTTATACGACCAAAACTGAATGATCTCATTAAGTGCACCTCTATTCAT ATTAAGGATGAAGACGGTCTGCCAAACACTCTCTGCCACGTATGTTTATATAAATTGGATTTGTGGCACGAGTTCAAGGAGCAGTTTATAcagtcgaataaaatattgatagaGCATTTGGATTTTATAGGAAATCCTGACAATATG ATTACAAAGCCTTTTGTGACCTGCGACAATCTGCAACAGAGCGGGCAAGATAGTCTCTCTGACTCTGTTGAAAAG AAACTAAAGACCGAAGTACCGCCGCTAATACCATTAGAATACACGAATGTCGATTGTGTAAAGGATGAAACAAAATTAAAGGACCTATACATATCCGAAGATGATGTGACATCCTCCAAGGATTCCTCGCAAAGGCTGAACGACGGGTCCGATGACGATAAAGACAAGAGCAAGGAAGAATTTCTAAATAAAGATGAGAAATCGAAATCGTCGCTGATTCCCACGAAGTCAAAACTACTGACGGGTAAACGCAGCAAAACCATGGAACAGAGAAAAGCCTCTACCAAAAGATGGGTTGCCAGGAAAAGAGCGCTTTTAGCAGCGACTGGAGAAAGCGTATCCGACACAGACTCCTTGGCTTCGGATGATACTCAATTATCGCCGGTTCAGAAAGCGAGAGCGAAAACGATTATGGACAAAGAAAGCGAAAAGCACAAGAGGATGCCAATGACTCTGAAACAATTGGAAACTATCAtgtcgaataaatataatattgagCCTGACAGCAACGATTTTAGATGCATAGATTCCACGGACTCCGATTCGCGGAAAGCAAAGTCTTCAAAAGATATTAATTCCGACATCTCTTTAACCGAAAGTAAAAACACGAAAGACTCCGCAGAACTGGACGTAAAGAAACATAAATTCCCGGAGGATGATTCGAACGAGAAAGAAAATTCTTTATTGCTGATGCTGGAGAACTCTATGACGGAAACGTCAGCCAAGAAAAGCGACATTGAAATCGTCGAGGACACGTTCACCCCCTGTTCAGTGAAATCTGAACTAGAAGTCGGCGATGCCACATACATAGTTACTTCTACTTTGATGCTCGCAGAACCGCTGAGTAAAATAAGCTCCAACAATCTATCCGAAGGGCAAAAGGACAATGGTGTGGAACATAATTCTCAGGAGAAGAACACCGATATCATCGACGCTGTGCAGCTTCGTAGAATAAATCCAGTTCCAACTGATTCCGCTGACAAGAAATGCATCGAGAGGTGTTTAAACATAGAAGTAGAGGGAACGGAGATAGAGTCCCTGAAACTCGTGCAATTGGAGATAGCAGGCTTCGTGGAAAAGGAGATCAAGCCCAGAATATTTGGGATAGCCAACAACGATAAAGAGAATGAAAGAAGGAACGGCTGCAAAAGTTCTTACCAAACGCTGGACCAACAGctgaaaaatataattgaaaaaaccataAAGAAAAATTTCGAATCTTCCATGATGAGGAGCTGTGGATCAGTGCTCAACACCAATGTGAAATCCAGAAGCATTTCTCCCACATTGATCGAAGAGGCAGAGAATTCAAAGAAGTATCAGCCGAAGGTTGTTTTAAAGCGTTTAGACGTAGTCAAAGAGACTAAACaacgaaatattaataatattcatcTTATAATTAAGCGTACTGTTAAAAACAAACTTGGTGGACCGTTTAGTATGGTGTCTCACAAACGACAGAGCGTTCTGCCGATTAGGTATAACGATTACAATACTTCCCCTCTGGACTCGGACTCTAACATGTCGGACGAAATAGAAACTTGCGAAGGATCTAAGCCAGAAGCTGAAAACAGTGTCCACAAATCGGAAGAGATTGTGAAGAAGCAAACTGCAGGATTGCAAAATGAGGAATCTAAATCAGAGATCAATGGTACAGCAATCAAACTTGCTATTAgcaatgaaataaaagtagAAAATCAAGACATTAAAGTCAGTTCTCCTCTAGATGAGAAGCATACCTGCGGCGTTTGCGAGCAGTCGTTCAACAGTCGTAACGAGGTTGCAGCCCATGTTAGAATGCACAAATCTGAGTCTTCTGCTAGACAAAGCAAGCACAAAATGATGAGATGCAAACGGTGCCACGAGATAGTTGAGGCAAAATTCGTGAAATCTCACGTGTGCAAGTCTACGAAGCAGCAGCTGCATAAGTGCTACGTATGCAACTCGACTTTTAGGACTGAGAAGCTGCTGGTACGGCACTTGGAGAGCCACGATCAGTCCGAATTCAATATAGAGAACATAACTAAAAATTCAAAGGATGTAGGACATGATAAATCGGAAAAGACTCAGTCGAAGACGGAGAATATATTTGAAGTGAAGTCAGAGATTTCGCCAGATCAGAGCAGTATTCAGTTAACTAAGGGATTGAAAGAGGATGTACAAGAACCCTCGATGTCAAAGAAGACATATACATGTTTTGTTTGCGATAAAATATTCACAGACGACGAAGTGCTGAAGGATCATTTGCAAAAGCACTGCAACGACATGAGCGAGGATGACCAGAGCATCGGTAAAGAACAATATCAATGTGCAATCTGTGGGAACACGTTGGACTCTGAGGATGCGCTCGAGGCACATGTTGAGAAGCATCTGTTTGACGAAGAAGACGACAATCCTAATCTTATCAATATCGCAAATGAAACCGAGAAATCTGGAGATGACTCCTCCTATCATTGTCTTCAATGCACAGCCTCCTTCAATTCGGAGATGCTTTTGGAAATGCATATGCAGGCACATGAAGAAGAGGCTGCAATCGCGGAATGGGAGAAGCAGGGGATAAAAGCTAACGAGTACCAATGCATGATATGTGATGAACTCTTTGAGAACGAGGAAGAGCTATCCGATCATTTAGATATTCATAATGGGAACGCTTATGTGTGTCAGTTGTGCGAAAAACCGTTCACCAGTCTGGAGGATTTGCAGACACATGTTGCAACGCATTGA
- the LOC117223850 gene encoding uncharacterized protein LOC117223850 isoform X3, producing MSRKRKLSNERKRCRICLVDDGCMSDLFNEVIRPKLNDLIKCTSIHIKDEDGLPNTLCHVCLYKLDLWHEFKEQFIQSNKILIEHLDFIGNPDNMITKPFVTCDNLQQSGQDSLSDSVEKKKLKTEVPPLIPLEYTNVDCVKDETKLKDLYISEDDVTSSKDSSQRLNDGSDDDKDKSKEEFLNKDEKSKSSLIPTKSKLLTGKRSKTMEQRKASTKRWVARKRALLAATGESVSDTDSLASDDTQLSPVQKARAKTIMDKESEKHKRMPMTLKQLETIMSNKYNIEPDSNDFRCIDSTDSDSRKAKSSKDINSDISLTESKNTKDSAELDVKKHKFPEDDSNEKENSLLLMLENSMTETSAKKSDIEIVEDTFTPCSVKSELEVGDATYIVTSTLMLAEPLSKISSNNLSEGQKDNGVEHNSQEKNTDIIDAVQLRRINPVPTDSADKKCIERCLNIEVEGTEIESLKLVQLEIAGFVEKEIKPRIFGIANNDKENERRNGCKSSYQTLDQQLKNIIEKTIKKNFESSMMRSCGSVLNTNVKSRSISPTLIEEAENSKKYQPKVVLKRLDVVKETKQRNINNIHLIIKRTVKNKLGGPFSMVSHKRQSVLPIRYNDYNTSPLDSDSNMSDEIETCEGSKPEAENSVHKSEEIVKKQTAGLQNEESKSEINDEKHTCGVCEQSFNSRNEVAAHVRMHKSESSARQSKHKMMRCKRCHEIVEAKFVKSHVCKSTKQQLHKCYVCNSTFRTEKLLVRHLESHDQSEFNIENITKNSKDVGHDKSEKTQSKTENIFEVKSEISPDQSSIQLTKGLKEDVQEPSMSKKTYTCFVCDKIFTDDEVLKDHLQKHCNDMSEDDQSIGKEQYQCAICGNTLDSEDALEAHVEKHLFDEEDDNPNLINIANETEKSGDDSSYHCLQCTASFNSEMLLEMHMQAHEEEAAIAEWEKQGIKANEYQCMICDELFENEEELSDHLDIHNGNAYVCQLCEKPFTSLEDLQTHVATH from the exons ATGTCACGAAAACGTAAATTATCGAATGAAAGGAAAAGATGTCGTATCTGCCTAGTTGACGACGGTTGCATGAGCGATCTTTTCAATGAAGTTATACGACCAAAACTGAATGATCTCATTAAGTGCACCTCTATTCAT ATTAAGGATGAAGACGGTCTGCCAAACACTCTCTGCCACGTATGTTTATATAAATTGGATTTGTGGCACGAGTTCAAGGAGCAGTTTATAcagtcgaataaaatattgatagaGCATTTGGATTTTATAGGAAATCCTGACAATATG ATTACAAAGCCTTTTGTGACCTGCGACAATCTGCAACAGAGCGGGCAAGATAGTCTCTCTGACTCTGTTGAAAAG AAGAAACTAAAGACCGAAGTACCGCCGCTAATACCATTAGAATACACGAATGTCGATTGTGTAAAGGATGAAACAAAATTAAAGGACCTATACATATCCGAAGATGATGTGACATCCTCCAAGGATTCCTCGCAAAGGCTGAACGACGGGTCCGATGACGATAAAGACAAGAGCAAGGAAGAATTTCTAAATAAAGATGAGAAATCGAAATCGTCGCTGATTCCCACGAAGTCAAAACTACTGACGGGTAAACGCAGCAAAACCATGGAACAGAGAAAAGCCTCTACCAAAAGATGGGTTGCCAGGAAAAGAGCGCTTTTAGCAGCGACTGGAGAAAGCGTATCCGACACAGACTCCTTGGCTTCGGATGATACTCAATTATCGCCGGTTCAGAAAGCGAGAGCGAAAACGATTATGGACAAAGAAAGCGAAAAGCACAAGAGGATGCCAATGACTCTGAAACAATTGGAAACTATCAtgtcgaataaatataatattgagCCTGACAGCAACGATTTTAGATGCATAGATTCCACGGACTCCGATTCGCGGAAAGCAAAGTCTTCAAAAGATATTAATTCCGACATCTCTTTAACCGAAAGTAAAAACACGAAAGACTCCGCAGAACTGGACGTAAAGAAACATAAATTCCCGGAGGATGATTCGAACGAGAAAGAAAATTCTTTATTGCTGATGCTGGAGAACTCTATGACGGAAACGTCAGCCAAGAAAAGCGACATTGAAATCGTCGAGGACACGTTCACCCCCTGTTCAGTGAAATCTGAACTAGAAGTCGGCGATGCCACATACATAGTTACTTCTACTTTGATGCTCGCAGAACCGCTGAGTAAAATAAGCTCCAACAATCTATCCGAAGGGCAAAAGGACAATGGTGTGGAACATAATTCTCAGGAGAAGAACACCGATATCATCGACGCTGTGCAGCTTCGTAGAATAAATCCAGTTCCAACTGATTCCGCTGACAAGAAATGCATCGAGAGGTGTTTAAACATAGAAGTAGAGGGAACGGAGATAGAGTCCCTGAAACTCGTGCAATTGGAGATAGCAGGCTTCGTGGAAAAGGAGATCAAGCCCAGAATATTTGGGATAGCCAACAACGATAAAGAGAATGAAAGAAGGAACGGCTGCAAAAGTTCTTACCAAACGCTGGACCAACAGctgaaaaatataattgaaaaaaccataAAGAAAAATTTCGAATCTTCCATGATGAGGAGCTGTGGATCAGTGCTCAACACCAATGTGAAATCCAGAAGCATTTCTCCCACATTGATCGAAGAGGCAGAGAATTCAAAGAAGTATCAGCCGAAGGTTGTTTTAAAGCGTTTAGACGTAGTCAAAGAGACTAAACaacgaaatattaataatattcatcTTATAATTAAGCGTACTGTTAAAAACAAACTTGGTGGACCGTTTAGTATGGTGTCTCACAAACGACAGAGCGTTCTGCCGATTAGGTATAACGATTACAATACTTCCCCTCTGGACTCGGACTCTAACATGTCGGACGAAATAGAAACTTGCGAAGGATCTAAGCCAGAAGCTGAAAACAGTGTCCACAAATCGGAAGAGATTGTGAAGAAGCAAACTGCAGGATTGCAAAATGAGGAATCTAAATCAGAGATCAATG ATGAGAAGCATACCTGCGGCGTTTGCGAGCAGTCGTTCAACAGTCGTAACGAGGTTGCAGCCCATGTTAGAATGCACAAATCTGAGTCTTCTGCTAGACAAAGCAAGCACAAAATGATGAGATGCAAACGGTGCCACGAGATAGTTGAGGCAAAATTCGTGAAATCTCACGTGTGCAAGTCTACGAAGCAGCAGCTGCATAAGTGCTACGTATGCAACTCGACTTTTAGGACTGAGAAGCTGCTGGTACGGCACTTGGAGAGCCACGATCAGTCCGAATTCAATATAGAGAACATAACTAAAAATTCAAAGGATGTAGGACATGATAAATCGGAAAAGACTCAGTCGAAGACGGAGAATATATTTGAAGTGAAGTCAGAGATTTCGCCAGATCAGAGCAGTATTCAGTTAACTAAGGGATTGAAAGAGGATGTACAAGAACCCTCGATGTCAAAGAAGACATATACATGTTTTGTTTGCGATAAAATATTCACAGACGACGAAGTGCTGAAGGATCATTTGCAAAAGCACTGCAACGACATGAGCGAGGATGACCAGAGCATCGGTAAAGAACAATATCAATGTGCAATCTGTGGGAACACGTTGGACTCTGAGGATGCGCTCGAGGCACATGTTGAGAAGCATCTGTTTGACGAAGAAGACGACAATCCTAATCTTATCAATATCGCAAATGAAACCGAGAAATCTGGAGATGACTCCTCCTATCATTGTCTTCAATGCACAGCCTCCTTCAATTCGGAGATGCTTTTGGAAATGCATATGCAGGCACATGAAGAAGAGGCTGCAATCGCGGAATGGGAGAAGCAGGGGATAAAAGCTAACGAGTACCAATGCATGATATGTGATGAACTCTTTGAGAACGAGGAAGAGCTATCCGATCATTTAGATATTCATAATGGGAACGCTTATGTGTGTCAGTTGTGCGAAAAACCGTTCACCAGTCTGGAGGATTTGCAGACACATGTTGCAACGCATTGA
- the LOC117223850 gene encoding uncharacterized protein LOC117223850 isoform X1, giving the protein MSRKRKLSNERKRCRICLVDDGCMSDLFNEVIRPKLNDLIKCTSIHIKDEDGLPNTLCHVCLYKLDLWHEFKEQFIQSNKILIEHLDFIGNPDNMITKPFVTCDNLQQSGQDSLSDSVEKKKLKTEVPPLIPLEYTNVDCVKDETKLKDLYISEDDVTSSKDSSQRLNDGSDDDKDKSKEEFLNKDEKSKSSLIPTKSKLLTGKRSKTMEQRKASTKRWVARKRALLAATGESVSDTDSLASDDTQLSPVQKARAKTIMDKESEKHKRMPMTLKQLETIMSNKYNIEPDSNDFRCIDSTDSDSRKAKSSKDINSDISLTESKNTKDSAELDVKKHKFPEDDSNEKENSLLLMLENSMTETSAKKSDIEIVEDTFTPCSVKSELEVGDATYIVTSTLMLAEPLSKISSNNLSEGQKDNGVEHNSQEKNTDIIDAVQLRRINPVPTDSADKKCIERCLNIEVEGTEIESLKLVQLEIAGFVEKEIKPRIFGIANNDKENERRNGCKSSYQTLDQQLKNIIEKTIKKNFESSMMRSCGSVLNTNVKSRSISPTLIEEAENSKKYQPKVVLKRLDVVKETKQRNINNIHLIIKRTVKNKLGGPFSMVSHKRQSVLPIRYNDYNTSPLDSDSNMSDEIETCEGSKPEAENSVHKSEEIVKKQTAGLQNEESKSEINGTAIKLAISNEIKVENQDIKVSSPLDEKHTCGVCEQSFNSRNEVAAHVRMHKSESSARQSKHKMMRCKRCHEIVEAKFVKSHVCKSTKQQLHKCYVCNSTFRTEKLLVRHLESHDQSEFNIENITKNSKDVGHDKSEKTQSKTENIFEVKSEISPDQSSIQLTKGLKEDVQEPSMSKKTYTCFVCDKIFTDDEVLKDHLQKHCNDMSEDDQSIGKEQYQCAICGNTLDSEDALEAHVEKHLFDEEDDNPNLINIANETEKSGDDSSYHCLQCTASFNSEMLLEMHMQAHEEEAAIAEWEKQGIKANEYQCMICDELFENEEELSDHLDIHNGNAYVCQLCEKPFTSLEDLQTHVATH; this is encoded by the exons ATGTCACGAAAACGTAAATTATCGAATGAAAGGAAAAGATGTCGTATCTGCCTAGTTGACGACGGTTGCATGAGCGATCTTTTCAATGAAGTTATACGACCAAAACTGAATGATCTCATTAAGTGCACCTCTATTCAT ATTAAGGATGAAGACGGTCTGCCAAACACTCTCTGCCACGTATGTTTATATAAATTGGATTTGTGGCACGAGTTCAAGGAGCAGTTTATAcagtcgaataaaatattgatagaGCATTTGGATTTTATAGGAAATCCTGACAATATG ATTACAAAGCCTTTTGTGACCTGCGACAATCTGCAACAGAGCGGGCAAGATAGTCTCTCTGACTCTGTTGAAAAG AAGAAACTAAAGACCGAAGTACCGCCGCTAATACCATTAGAATACACGAATGTCGATTGTGTAAAGGATGAAACAAAATTAAAGGACCTATACATATCCGAAGATGATGTGACATCCTCCAAGGATTCCTCGCAAAGGCTGAACGACGGGTCCGATGACGATAAAGACAAGAGCAAGGAAGAATTTCTAAATAAAGATGAGAAATCGAAATCGTCGCTGATTCCCACGAAGTCAAAACTACTGACGGGTAAACGCAGCAAAACCATGGAACAGAGAAAAGCCTCTACCAAAAGATGGGTTGCCAGGAAAAGAGCGCTTTTAGCAGCGACTGGAGAAAGCGTATCCGACACAGACTCCTTGGCTTCGGATGATACTCAATTATCGCCGGTTCAGAAAGCGAGAGCGAAAACGATTATGGACAAAGAAAGCGAAAAGCACAAGAGGATGCCAATGACTCTGAAACAATTGGAAACTATCAtgtcgaataaatataatattgagCCTGACAGCAACGATTTTAGATGCATAGATTCCACGGACTCCGATTCGCGGAAAGCAAAGTCTTCAAAAGATATTAATTCCGACATCTCTTTAACCGAAAGTAAAAACACGAAAGACTCCGCAGAACTGGACGTAAAGAAACATAAATTCCCGGAGGATGATTCGAACGAGAAAGAAAATTCTTTATTGCTGATGCTGGAGAACTCTATGACGGAAACGTCAGCCAAGAAAAGCGACATTGAAATCGTCGAGGACACGTTCACCCCCTGTTCAGTGAAATCTGAACTAGAAGTCGGCGATGCCACATACATAGTTACTTCTACTTTGATGCTCGCAGAACCGCTGAGTAAAATAAGCTCCAACAATCTATCCGAAGGGCAAAAGGACAATGGTGTGGAACATAATTCTCAGGAGAAGAACACCGATATCATCGACGCTGTGCAGCTTCGTAGAATAAATCCAGTTCCAACTGATTCCGCTGACAAGAAATGCATCGAGAGGTGTTTAAACATAGAAGTAGAGGGAACGGAGATAGAGTCCCTGAAACTCGTGCAATTGGAGATAGCAGGCTTCGTGGAAAAGGAGATCAAGCCCAGAATATTTGGGATAGCCAACAACGATAAAGAGAATGAAAGAAGGAACGGCTGCAAAAGTTCTTACCAAACGCTGGACCAACAGctgaaaaatataattgaaaaaaccataAAGAAAAATTTCGAATCTTCCATGATGAGGAGCTGTGGATCAGTGCTCAACACCAATGTGAAATCCAGAAGCATTTCTCCCACATTGATCGAAGAGGCAGAGAATTCAAAGAAGTATCAGCCGAAGGTTGTTTTAAAGCGTTTAGACGTAGTCAAAGAGACTAAACaacgaaatattaataatattcatcTTATAATTAAGCGTACTGTTAAAAACAAACTTGGTGGACCGTTTAGTATGGTGTCTCACAAACGACAGAGCGTTCTGCCGATTAGGTATAACGATTACAATACTTCCCCTCTGGACTCGGACTCTAACATGTCGGACGAAATAGAAACTTGCGAAGGATCTAAGCCAGAAGCTGAAAACAGTGTCCACAAATCGGAAGAGATTGTGAAGAAGCAAACTGCAGGATTGCAAAATGAGGAATCTAAATCAGAGATCAATGGTACAGCAATCAAACTTGCTATTAgcaatgaaataaaagtagAAAATCAAGACATTAAAGTCAGTTCTCCTCTAGATGAGAAGCATACCTGCGGCGTTTGCGAGCAGTCGTTCAACAGTCGTAACGAGGTTGCAGCCCATGTTAGAATGCACAAATCTGAGTCTTCTGCTAGACAAAGCAAGCACAAAATGATGAGATGCAAACGGTGCCACGAGATAGTTGAGGCAAAATTCGTGAAATCTCACGTGTGCAAGTCTACGAAGCAGCAGCTGCATAAGTGCTACGTATGCAACTCGACTTTTAGGACTGAGAAGCTGCTGGTACGGCACTTGGAGAGCCACGATCAGTCCGAATTCAATATAGAGAACATAACTAAAAATTCAAAGGATGTAGGACATGATAAATCGGAAAAGACTCAGTCGAAGACGGAGAATATATTTGAAGTGAAGTCAGAGATTTCGCCAGATCAGAGCAGTATTCAGTTAACTAAGGGATTGAAAGAGGATGTACAAGAACCCTCGATGTCAAAGAAGACATATACATGTTTTGTTTGCGATAAAATATTCACAGACGACGAAGTGCTGAAGGATCATTTGCAAAAGCACTGCAACGACATGAGCGAGGATGACCAGAGCATCGGTAAAGAACAATATCAATGTGCAATCTGTGGGAACACGTTGGACTCTGAGGATGCGCTCGAGGCACATGTTGAGAAGCATCTGTTTGACGAAGAAGACGACAATCCTAATCTTATCAATATCGCAAATGAAACCGAGAAATCTGGAGATGACTCCTCCTATCATTGTCTTCAATGCACAGCCTCCTTCAATTCGGAGATGCTTTTGGAAATGCATATGCAGGCACATGAAGAAGAGGCTGCAATCGCGGAATGGGAGAAGCAGGGGATAAAAGCTAACGAGTACCAATGCATGATATGTGATGAACTCTTTGAGAACGAGGAAGAGCTATCCGATCATTTAGATATTCATAATGGGAACGCTTATGTGTGTCAGTTGTGCGAAAAACCGTTCACCAGTCTGGAGGATTTGCAGACACATGTTGCAACGCATTGA